The genome window ACGAAACTCTTCTGGTTTGCACTGTTGATGACAATTATAAACATGCTATAGAGATTCCCCATAATTCATTAGATTGAACTTTGAATTTGAAGAATTGTTTTTGTGAAATTTTGCAGAATATATTGATGACATACTGAAATAAATGCACACTGAATTCTCAAAAGTATAAATCGTTTGTATTGTGTTTTGGTAATTTGTCagtattaatttgaattaatgtTTAGCACTGTATGGTTATCAATAATACGTCTGAAGATCATAAATCTTACTTAAAAGTGTTATAGACAGTCCTTccgtttatttgtttgttctaATTTCTGCGAGATACCAAAAAATGTTAtagttttttattctttttttttgcaataatttgcCATGTTTCGCTAATGAACTGAAAGCTTAAacgaaatgtttttttgcggCTAATCAgcttcataaatatatatatgaagtTATGATAAAACAGCATAAGCAGAAGCTTAAGAATTTGCATCATTCATTTAGTGAAATATACTTGAAATACGAGTCTTTTTAATTCTTGTACTTTTGTCTATTGCGCATAATGAGGTAAGTGTTAAGTAGTTAAACAATGCGGAAAGTTCTTTActtatctttttcttttttgcttgtAGTTGAAGACAAGGGgctaagtttatttaaaagttgatAACATGAGAACCTTGgggaatataaatattgacttatttaacattaaaatgaatCATTTTTTTCTGACTACATAATTTCTGTAAACATTGGAACAATCCTTaacaaatattgtattgtTGGGCAAAGAAGCATTTCTATTTAAGAAAAGTTGTATTTTAGCAGAATTAGGTAAACCTTTTAACTTTTTTGAAACTCAACGCATAATACTGTTGCTTGAGTTCCAAGTATATTTAAGATGcggaaataataataattgcagcTGACTGCAGGACTAGTATATACGTAAATTGTTCATGCTTAAGGTAAGCAACTTACATAAATAGTTTACAGAGTTAATTAAATGCTTCTCCTTTTCAGATTTGGGACACCTACGGAAGAAGATGTGGatgcaattgcaactgaaTGTCATAAAATATAAGTAAGTACAATTTTTACAAAGTAGCtaaagtatgtatgtatgagttaactaaaaatttgttttctggACACAATTCCAGACGTCTGTTAAGGATACGCAATACAGAATGTGTATCTTTTACATAAGATGAGTAGTTTACTAAAGGTAAAATaagctatatttttttaaagtattatttacttttcttaTTTGGGGTGAAGAAATCTCTTAGATGCAGATGCGATTTCTACTGCCTGTACCAATGACATGGATACATGGGCATGGATATAGGGACTGGATATATGGCTTTCTCAAGGTAAGTGTTTAGCATACAAGTTGAAGCATGTTCAGAGTTGATTAAATGTTCTGTTTTCTTTGGGATGTCTTTTAGTTATGCCGAACCAAATGCTGCACTCTGATATAAATGGACATGGGAACATCTtgtatgcatttaaaatgagtaGCTATATTAAGGTAAGTAACACAtttaacatacaaaaaatgtacatttaataaaatgtatttttttgggaCATCTTTTAGTTGTGCGGAAATAATTGCTGCTGACTGCAGGATATGATGTTCCCACTTTAGATGAATTGTTGTCTCAAGGTAAGTAAGCAAGCTGggttaattaaatgtttttgcttCTTTGGGACATCTTTAAGTTGTGCGGAAACAATTGCAGCTGGCATAACATAATTTAATGCACATTAAGTTTAAGTGGAGGACAATGCGATAATTTGGCATGAAGTCGAGGTGAgtgaatataatattttgttgctgcgaACCCTTCACTAATAATGTTGTtttcttagttgttgtttttttgcgtTTAGTGCTTGCTGGCGGATGGATCAACGAGCTTTATTAACACGATAACTACTAACTAATTAAAAGGTGCGAATGTATGTCTCTACAATATAACAATGACTGCCACTTAATATCGAGATGGATGTGGAAGGTGCTGGGTGCTGGATTGGACTGGGATTGGAATACTTGGTTTATTCGTCCTTCTGCGCTGCAGGATGGGTGCGAATGTATTCGAGGGCACGCAGCACATAAGCGGGCACCGGGGGAGGAGTGGGCAGATGATCGCCAACTGGATGGTAGCCCTCCTCATCGGCAGTGTAGCTCAGGGAGATCTGTTCACCTTCGGGGGAGACATAGGCGACGGCACCGCGAACACCCGAAGGATTGCCGGCCTCCTGGACTTGAATGCCATTGCTTGTCTCGTAGGCATACTGATAGTTGCCCTCGGCATCGGATGCGTCATTCTGGAAGCTGCGAATCTGGGCGTCCTTGTTGATGTTGTCGGCGCAGGCGCAGGCAATGAGAGCGACACAGAGCACCTTAAGTGGagtggagttggagttgaagtgAAGATGAGATGGGAATGCAGAAGCCACTTGAGTGATTGGCACTTACGTATTTGAACATGTTGTTGAGAGTTGGTGTTGGTTGTGAATGTGCTTGAAGTGTTGTTAAGAGGAGGATGCTTGAACTGCAACTGATTGCTGTGGTCAACTGCGTTGGGGTATTTATATATGTGGCAGCGCAACGTCGAAATTCGGAGCGAAGCCAAACGGGTTTTAATGGTTTTTTATGGCAATTGGCAACTGTTAAACTCTTAACTCGCAACTTGCCAACTACAACATGGGGCAGCGCAATGGGCAATGGGCAATGGGCAATGGACATtgggcagcagcatcagcaataATTGCCAAAAATCGTATTATCATAATCGAAACATTAACAACGACTACAACTACATCTATAATCGATATAAGAAATGAGGGAGAGAGACCCTTACAAAATGCATGAGTCATTTGCCAGCAATTTATTTCCATGGTTTAATTCGGTGTCAGTTTTGCATTTGCCCCATGCACctctttatattatttttgttttttcactaaatctttaattatttgtgtatttttatgtgGTTCACACTTACACCAGCAAtttcacaaaaacaaatacaaataaaaaaccataaaaacaacgtacaaaaaaaaaaataaaaaccatgaaaaaaaacacatcTTTATGCATTGTTCCAACTTTTCAATGGCTGTTGCCGACGGCGCCCTGCCAtcaagttttgttgttgtatctaTAGCTGGATTTTCGATGATGTGGATACGAAGAAGAGACAATGGATGGATGTAGTTGTG of Drosophila nasuta strain 15112-1781.00 chromosome 3, ASM2355853v1, whole genome shotgun sequence contains these proteins:
- the LOC132790898 gene encoding pupal cuticle protein Edg-78E — protein: MFKYVLCVALIACACADNINKDAQIRSFQNDASDAEGNYQYAYETSNGIQVQEAGNPSGVRGAVAYVSPEGEQISLSYTADEEGYHPVGDHLPTPPPVPAYVLRALEYIRTHPAAQKDE